The Candidatus Eisenbacteria bacterium genome includes a region encoding these proteins:
- a CDS encoding glycosyltransferase family 4 protein, which translates to MRILNVNKFYYRKGGSETYFFDLARLLEEKTNEVIPFSMNDSRNIESRFENCFVSGADYNLKEGTLKEIRKAMNVVYSKEARRKLSQMIDRNPVDLVHLHNISHQLSPSIIREVGNRGLPVVWTLHDYKIVCPAYLLFVNGVVCEKCKNGRFYNVVLRRCNRGSVLRSLTNCIEMYLHSILGTFKSVSFFVSPSRFLMNKIIEMGVDEKRVVHLPYFLRTEEYEPLYRDEGYFAYVGRLSREKGIMTLLDAARRLGKCNLKIVGGGELRDEVLEISKDIPGVELVGHLSGERLRDIWRKASFVVVPSEWYENLPYSVLESLALGKPVIGSRIGGIPELVVDGETGFLFEPGNSEELAEKIALLQERSELRQKMGRKAREKTEKELGPEAHYSRLLDIYGNAIALKKAA; encoded by the coding sequence ATGAGGATTCTTAACGTAAACAAATTTTACTATCGCAAAGGAGGGTCCGAGACATATTTCTTTGATTTGGCCCGGCTCCTTGAAGAAAAAACGAATGAAGTCATCCCGTTTTCAATGAATGATTCGAGGAACATCGAAAGCAGGTTCGAGAACTGCTTCGTTTCGGGAGCGGACTACAACCTGAAGGAAGGGACACTGAAGGAGATTCGGAAGGCGATGAATGTGGTGTATTCAAAGGAAGCAAGACGGAAGCTGTCTCAGATGATAGACAGAAATCCTGTTGATCTTGTTCACCTTCACAATATCAGTCACCAGCTTTCTCCTTCCATCATCAGGGAGGTAGGGAACAGGGGGCTTCCTGTTGTCTGGACTCTCCACGATTACAAGATCGTCTGTCCGGCATATCTTCTTTTCGTGAATGGAGTGGTGTGCGAGAAATGCAAAAACGGCAGGTTCTACAATGTCGTCCTTAGAAGGTGCAACCGCGGCTCCGTCTTGAGGAGTCTTACAAACTGCATTGAAATGTATCTCCACAGCATTCTCGGCACTTTCAAGTCGGTTTCCTTTTTCGTTTCGCCGTCAAGATTTCTCATGAACAAAATCATCGAGATGGGAGTTGATGAAAAGAGAGTGGTTCATCTCCCGTATTTCCTGCGGACAGAAGAGTATGAGCCTCTCTACAGGGATGAGGGTTACTTCGCTTACGTGGGCAGGCTTTCGAGAGAAAAGGGAATAATGACGCTTCTTGATGCGGCGCGCAGACTCGGAAAATGCAATCTGAAGATTGTGGGCGGAGGAGAACTCCGTGATGAAGTACTTGAGATCAGCAAGGATATCCCCGGTGTGGAACTGGTTGGGCACCTCTCCGGTGAGAGGCTGCGAGACATCTGGAGGAAGGCGTCCTTTGTCGTTGTTCCCTCAGAGTGGTACGAGAATCTGCCGTACTCTGTTCTCGAATCATTAGCCTTGGGAAAGCCGGTGATCGGTTCGAGAATTGGCGGCATACCTGAGCTTGTGGTTGACGGAGAGACCGGATTCCTGTTCGAACCCGGGAACTCGGAAGAACTGGCTGAAAAGATAGCGCTTCTCCAGGAAAGGTCTGAGCTCAGACAGAAGATGGGCAGGAAGGCAAGGGAAAAGACCGAAAAAGAGCTTGGCCCGGAAGCACACTACTCGCGGCTTCTGGACATCTACGGGAATGCCATCGCCTTGAAAAAGGCGGCTTAA